The following proteins are co-located in the Castanea sativa cultivar Marrone di Chiusa Pesio chromosome 8, ASM4071231v1 genome:
- the LOC142606904 gene encoding ATP synthase small subunit 6, mitochondrial, with amino-acid sequence MPKFDPWPIFFKREWNRNWPFLVGFAITGTIITKMSLGLTEEDAKKSPFVQRHKR; translated from the exons atgccGAAATTCGATCCATGGCCTATTTTCTTCAAGCGCGAGTGGAATCGCAACTGGCCTTTCCTGGTCGGCTTTGCCATTACCGGAACCATCATCACCAAGATGTCTCTCGGCCTCACCg AGGAAGATGCCAAGAAGTCACCCTTCGTTCAGAGGCACAAGAG GTGA